In Pelodiscus sinensis isolate JC-2024 chromosome 19, ASM4963464v1, whole genome shotgun sequence, the DNA window TCTTGCCTTGCAGTGTCCACCACCCTGGCCAAAGCCAAGCTCCTCTGCCAGGATGTCTCGGCGCGTGGGGCCCTTGTCACCTGCCCAACAGGTAAGAGCACTTTCCTGGGTGCCCTGCAGGCCAAGGGGGGGCCTGGAGCACTGAGCCCCCTGGGCACCCTGGCTGGGTGTGGAGCTGGGACGGGGTGGATCACCAGCCTGCCTGGGCGGGGCCTCCTGCATGTGTTGCCCGCTGCCTGGAGCAAGGGTTCGCATGACTCCTGAGTCCCTGGGGCAGCGGATGTGCGGAGCAGGGACCCCTCGGCCAGGCCCTGGACGGCCTCCGCGGCCCCTCTCGTGTACTCAGGAGCTTGGCGCCACAGGGACATgccctgggtgtgggggaggagcacAGGGCCCCACAACTCCCATCCTGCCTCAGTaaccctccccacctctcccccacagaCTACAAGCCCACGGGCTGCGCCTGCGGAATGGGCTGCGGCTCCTGGGACATCCGCTCCGACTCCACCTGCCACTGCCAGTGCGGCGGCATCGACTGGACGGCCGCACGCTGCTGCAAGATAGGGCTGCAGTGATGCCAAGCCGAGCCCCACAGGCCTGCTGCCCCATGGCGGCCtgccctgccccgagccccgTCCCGTCCGTCACGCCGGGAATAAACTTGAATGGGTCTGTGGAGGctgctccggctccggctcccttCTTCCCTGCAGGCCCTGGGACTCGGGGCCGGAACCCCGGGCAGGGGGTACAACTCCAATTCCCCAGGGAGGcctctgtcccaggccaggccagctgcccctgctggcagctcccCGATCGCTGTGGGGGTCCTGACAgggaactccccctcccctcccacgggtGCTTCAGCTTCCCTGGCCTCAGGGGCTGCCGTGCTGGTGTCTCTCATGCCCCATTTCCCAGGCACTGGCTCCCTTACCCCTTGCCAGAAGT includes these proteins:
- the RETN gene encoding resistin, which codes for MKAAVFLLLALLVPAWHAGAQCIIDNVVDLKVQAAISSIVSTTLAKAKLLCQDVSARGALVTCPTDYKPTGCACGMGCGSWDIRSDSTCHCQCGGIDWTAARCCKIGLQ